The DNA segment CTTCAGGTGAGACAGCCACTGTCCAGTTACAGATACATGTAAAGAGATGgaccaatcagtgtttttgggaTCCTTATCAACCCCTGACCATCTGTATTGTAtcattgtgtatatattgtgtatatatcaAGTGTATATGATCTATTCAGCTTTCAAGCATTTTCATATTTTGACACATATTTTAAAATAGCAGGATAGTGGCATGATTGGCTATAAATTATATATGCCACTGTACATCACCTGCTCAAGGGCAGAATCCTCTGCATCAGTTTTTTCACAGCCTATAAAATGTTTACTTTACAATTTGTAATTCATTATTTTCTAGgtggtttaacaaaaaaaaaaatacaatttgtttcttattttttttaataaattgtggGGTCGTTGTATTGCCAGCTTTTTGCCAATCATTACATACCACAATACAGGGATTATGCTTTAATATGTTGTGGTATTTCAATACTGTAAACATTTCTCATAATATTGcgatacttatatatatatatcaagattTTTTACTCCTTTAATGAAAAATATCCAAGCTAATGTTCATTATCcctgtttctcattttctcattttgtccGTAACTACTGTCAGAATGTTTAGTTTTTCTGTTTCTGATTTTGACGACCCTGTTTTTTCAGGTGGCTGGGCGCAAAGGTTTCCCTCATGTGATTTATGCCAGACTGTGGCGATGGCCAGACCTCCACAAGAACGAACTGAAGCACGTTAAATACTGCCAGTTTGCATTCGACCTGAAGTGTGACAGCGTCTGTGTGAACCCTTACCACTATGAGCGGGTGGTCTCAGCAGGGATAGGTCAGTCTGAGAGTTCCCAAGTTTTAAGTATGTAACATCCCATTGTTGTTTGTGTTATTAAAGTATTTTCTCCCTTTTGCAGACCTTTCTGGACTGACACTGTCTGGTTCTGGTGAGTTGGATTtgttgttttgatttttttactTGTTTGGGTGTCCTCTGTGGATTTCTTTACAATATGATCCAGGGAGTTCTATGTGTGTGCATATAAAAGAAGAACTGGTGATTATAGAGCCACTTTCTCCTCAATGAAGACAGAACAGAGTAAAGCCAGATTAAAGAACAATTAACTAAACTACTATCTAGAGTACACTTAGTTTAATTTAGCATTAAAATAGACAAGCAGGTATAGCAAAAATCATTGTATTGCATGGGACAGGATACTACTTCACTGGCTTCATGcacaaactgtttttacattggcttttttttttatatacgcgtttattaaagattaataattataatttaaacatAATGTTACGCATAGATGATTGTCTCACTGCCCATCTCTAATCTCCCTGCTCCAGGTTCGCTGGTCAAAGACGAGTATGACTACGATTGTCCATCATCTTTACCCAGTTCTGAGGGACACATCCAGACCATTCAGCACCCTCCTTCTAGACCTGTGGCTCCAGAGGCCTTCAGCACCCCTGCTCTGCTTCCTGCAGCAGACGGCAGCAGCTCGGCCTCCTCCTCCGCCTTCTCCAGCATTGCGGTGGGACCCACAAGTGAGAGCCTATTACCTCACTTTTTCACGCGTTTCTCACACAGTCTGTCAGTTTGCTCCATTTTAATATCCTACTTTTCATCGTGCCACAAATGTTTAGGCCATGCTGAAAAGCTTTCTCATTAGGTGAGGTGTTAATGTGCTAATGGTTCATGTGTgcgtaagtgtatgtgtgtgtagatgtgtgtgtgtgtgtgtgtgtgtgtttgcctgcaTTCCCACACCCACCCTATCCTTGCTCTCTCCTCAGCTCATTCCAATAGTCTTCTCTCAGGGAGCCATAGCAGCGAGAGTCTGCTACAGATTGCTTCAGGGACAGGGCAGGGAACGCAGCAGAATGGCTTTCCTCCAGGACAGACCTCCACGTACCACCACAGTAAGCTGCCGTCGGACCCGGTGTTACTGCATCGAGTGGGCCTGCTGTCAGGGCCTGAAAGCTTTTCAGCATTTCCTAGATCATCTTtccttatttttagtttttttgtttccttgtgtttagtttgttttacatttacaaatgCGTCACTTTCCTCATACACTAATTTTAATAGACATTTTTCACAGTCGCTGTGTCATTGCCCCGACCGCGAATTAGGGAAGaactgatgtgggaattctgagCCAATCACATTCATTTAGCTAAATAGTTTCTACATAGAATGGTAGAAGCTTTAAGCACTctataagaaaaaaattaaacaggtAAAATAACAGAAtctaaacaaactaataaaaatacatacaaattagcttaaatcaatggatttCAAAGTATCCCTGCCAGTGTTTGGCAACTGTAGTAGTGTGGCCTGCACCATTTGGTCCTTTTCTAAAATTCAATAAATACATGGATTAAAGACATAATAGTGTGTATTGGTCATATGGAGTCACGCTAAAGTCTAACACTTTAGAGCCATGTTCACTGCTGCGCAGAGCTCCGTGTGTGATCCTTCCCCTGTGCTGATTACTGGAGCTCAGCTACAGCAGCTGCATTCAGACAGGATCAGTTTATACACAGCAGAGCGTTTCTTTATGATCAGCACATCTCTGAACtacacaataaaacaataacGCTTATTGAGCTTCATTCTGTTCATACATTAAACTGCTCACCAACACGAGCTGCTGAGAGTCCTCACTGATAATAATCTAAAGAAATGCTTAAGTTAATGTTGATGTAGAGTTTAGCATTTCTTATCATcgtttcattttaattaaattttaaactgAACCAGAGTGAACTCTGGGCTGAACTGTGTGTCACTCACATATTGCTGGTTAAAAAATAGCATAGTAATAAGCAGAGCTTTTTAGTTGGAAATACAGTTTTAATCCTGTTAGAGTATAAACTCTGAGTGTGTTTAACAAAATTATTTGTGTATTTAGGAATGGGCAGCAGCCTCAGCCATTGATTTATAACTCCATTGATTAGCCTGTAAATCGTTTAACACTACTATAAATGCTTCTGCATTAACGGACACGGAAATGTGAAAAAGGTCTAAAGGTCTTAAGACTACATTTGgttaaaacagtgtgtaagatgCTGGAGTGTGTGTAGCTTTTTTGTGTTAAAGACATGTCTTCtttatttgtgtctgtgttaGATACCACCTCCACCTGGACAAGAAACAACAATTTTACACCCACTGTGCCTCACCCACAGAATGGACACATACAGCACCACCCACCTATGCACCACCCTGGACACTACTGTGAGTTTAGTGCTTTCATACAGCAAATATACTACACTGTGATTTTCACCatgcattaaaatacatttcagattcaaagacagaaaataaataaaaagaacattgtgatttttttgctTTCATCTTCAGGGCCAGTTCACAATGAAATAGCATTTCAACCTCCTATTTCCAACCACCCTGGTGAGTATTGGCATCATATTAACACATTATTCATTCATACTCCTTTATTGACATTCAACATTTAACTTCTGCATTCACATTtgtatgtaatgttttttttttgtgtgacagttacataaaatattaaataaagaaataacaacCTGAAGgggtaaataaataatgaaaatgaaaataaatatttaatcaaattgTCTAATGAAAAAAGAAGCTTGTATTGTGCTTTTTATATTGGAtgatttgtttaattaaaaatatttattttatttcttacaaACTTCTGAAAAATCTCTTGTAGATCCTTAAATGTATGCTGCCCTCTGACTTTGAGAATTCATGTtgacagatttaattatttcatagTGCGACAGTACCCAAATTTGCAATAAGTTTAATAAGTACAATTAAATAACGTTTAAAGCTTATTTGATATAATAAACTTAAGCctgttatttctttattcattttgtttacaAGGtattctcacaaacacacacaaaaactccaTAATTTGCACCAGATTTCCTCTTTGTCCATCATTTTGACAGACTGGCTCTGTTTTTAATCTGCCGAATGATGAACAACCTTCAGATATTACTGTTATTGTTATTCTTTATCAAcatgaatttaatatttttcctaaaatactaaaataactcTTTTTAAATCCCTTTCCTTTTCTCAGCTCCGGAGTACTGGTGCTCCATCGCCTATTTTGAGATGGATGTACAGGTGGGGGAGACCTTTAAGGTTCCTTCGAATTGCCCCATCGTCACTGTGGATGGGTATGTGGACCCTTCAGGTGGAGACCGCTTCTGTCTGGGCCAGCTGAGTAACGTGCACAGAACTGAAGCCATTGAGAGAGcaaggtattattattatattatattatatttatttattctgctctcactttaaaatatttttaaacatctgTTGATATGCTTTCATCCACATTAGTGgtttgccatatcgtatcgtacacaataatatcaccaacatgtATTCAAAATATAGTGAATGATATTATGCTGTCAAATtatgtgccatatcacccatccttaattatcacatcagggtactattttttatttatttattaaattttttttgctgtttttagcaaaagaaaaattcatactgttctcatttcctattatatatctacttgagacagattatatctgtccagtatcatttattttactttaatcctggatatatggagatatttgtagtgcattattattagtattatgacattctggaccattattgacttctgttacaaatctgataaaattcttgtattttttttagggGGTGtacaatatcatatcatatatatgcaataataaaataaaattttaattttgttgcagtagtgtattcttaaaataatgttttaaattctaTGCTTCGTCATAAagctaagagtatcgttatcgcgaaaataccatgaaatatcgtttATATTATATTAGGGCCATAGTGCTCACCCCTAATCCACATTAAACCTTATGTAATCTTCTCTGTTGGTTTACAGATTGCACATCGGTAAGGGCGTCCAGCTGGAGTGTAAAGGTGAGGGTGACGTGTGGGTGCGGTGCCTGAGCGATCACGCTGTCTTCGTTCAGAGCTACTACCTGGACCGAGAGGCCGGCCGTGCTCCTGGAGACGCCGTGCACAAGATCTACCCGAGTGCGTACATCAAGGTGAGGCTGAGTTTTGTCCATTTGATTATGCACatgcattttttcattttttattttttactgcttATCACATGGTTATGGTTCTCAATGCTCCACTGCAGGTGTTTGACCTGCGGCAGTGCCACCGGCAGATGCAGCAGCAGGCGGCCACAGCTCAGGCAGCGGCTGCAGCACAGGCAGCAGCAGTGGCTGGTAATATCCCTGGACCTGGATCTGTGGGAGGAATCGCACCTGCAATCAGTGAGTACAGTACAGCTCACCTTACACTGACCTTTATAATCTACAGATCTCAGCTGATCTCATCTtatgatgattaaaaaaaaaaaaaaacacccatcaCACAAATTACAATAATAAACTTATTATGTAATATATGGATAAAACCTCATAATTTTGCTGACCTTAATACCACCTATTGTGTTACTTGATGAGAAGAGCTCATTAATGTGAATCAGAGTCAgagtgatgatttttttttttattttttttttttttagaaaattttatttgttttaatattgtttagATTAATTTGAATTACTTTATATTCTAATTCGTTTGTCTGAAATGTTTTACAAGTTAATTGATCTTTATGCATATGGTGACTTTAACTGATCTTAAAATGACTTTAAAGAGCCacttaaccctaaaccatatttgttttccattaatagctgaaatgtgttttgattGAAGTAATTAAACATACCAGTCATGAATAAAATGTCATTGTAGTcgatgctgaactgcttgaatttttgcaccaggagtgcaggcataaagttatccaaaagcagtgtgtaagactggtggagaactgTTCAACTGTCTgcaaagaaatgcaaaaaaatactgctgttaatttttgtttttatttattttattttatttttatcaatttgCTGTTAGTACTTGATTCAGCATCCCTGTTTTACTGTGGCAGTTTTTGTTAATCGCACGCCTCCCCTACAGCAAACAAATCACAGCAGAAGGAGCCCAGATTGTCACTTGTTTCAAAGAGTGAAAACAGTTTCTGTGCAGAACCCCTTGGCAGGAAACGTTGCGCCTTATGGAGATAAACTGAAGCAAAAGAATGACTACAGTGTGCTCAATACAGATAGATTTGTATGCTCAGTAGTGCTTGAAATGAAGTTGAAATAACATTGAATAATTAGTTAAAATCTGGCACTGAAATTAGTGACAGCTAAACTAATATTCAGAACTTAAGATGTAgtttaaaacacattattttaaaatatgtttgtattaactttttttattttatattttataatgcaGGTAGACAAATTATCTACTCAACAGAATTTTCTTTGTAAAGTTTATAGGATATGTGGTGGTAGAATTTCAGTTAAACAGTTCATTTGACCGTTTTGTACCCTGTTTACTGAGTGCAGGAGAAAGTTGCCAGAAGCAGCTCCTCTCAGAAATCCTTTGGAACATTTTCTGGATTAAAGTGTTGTTGAACATTGGAGGTTTTCCACATTGGCCACAGACTTGTAGAACTGGCTTTATTTGTGCCAGATTTAGCA comes from the Astyanax mexicanus isolate ESR-SI-001 chromosome 20, AstMex3_surface, whole genome shotgun sequence genome and includes:
- the smad4a gene encoding mothers against decapentaplegic homolog 4a isoform X1; protein product: MSITNTPTSNDACLSIVHSLMCHRQGGESETFAKRAIESLVKKLKEKKDELDSLITAITTNGAHPSKCVTIQRTLDGRLQVAGRKGFPHVIYARLWRWPDLHKNELKHVKYCQFAFDLKCDSVCVNPYHYERVVSAGIDLSGLTLSGSGSLVKDEYDYDCPSSLPSSEGHIQTIQHPPSRPVAPEAFSTPALLPAADGSSSASSSAFSSIAVGPTTHSNSLLSGSHSSESLLQIASGTGQGTQQNGFPPGQTSTYHHNTTSTWTRNNNFTPTVPHPQNGHIQHHPPMHHPGHYWPVHNEIAFQPPISNHPAPEYWCSIAYFEMDVQVGETFKVPSNCPIVTVDGYVDPSGGDRFCLGQLSNVHRTEAIERARLHIGKGVQLECKGEGDVWVRCLSDHAVFVQSYYLDREAGRAPGDAVHKIYPSAYIKVFDLRQCHRQMQQQAATAQAAAAAQAAAVAGNIPGPGSVGGIAPAISLSAAAGIGVDDLRRLCILRMSFVKGWGPDYPRQSIKETPCWIEIHLHRALQLLDEVLHTMPIADPQPLD
- the smad4a gene encoding mothers against decapentaplegic homolog 4a isoform X2, which produces MSITNTPTSNDACLSIVHSLMCHRQGGESETFAKRAIESLVKKLKEKKDELDSLITAITTNGAHPSKCVTIQRTLDGRLQVAGRKGFPHVIYARLWRWPDLHKNELKHVKYCQFAFDLKCDSVCVNPYHYERVVSAGIDLSGLTLSGSGSLVKDEYDYDCPSSLPSSEGHIQTIQHPPSRPVAPEAFSTPALLPAADGSSSASSSAFSSIAVGPTNTTSTWTRNNNFTPTVPHPQNGHIQHHPPMHHPGHYWPVHNEIAFQPPISNHPAPEYWCSIAYFEMDVQVGETFKVPSNCPIVTVDGYVDPSGGDRFCLGQLSNVHRTEAIERARLHIGKGVQLECKGEGDVWVRCLSDHAVFVQSYYLDREAGRAPGDAVHKIYPSAYIKVFDLRQCHRQMQQQAATAQAAAAAQAAAVAGNIPGPGSVGGIAPAISLSAAAGIGVDDLRRLCILRMSFVKGWGPDYPRQSIKETPCWIEIHLHRALQLLDEVLHTMPIADPQPLD